The genomic window CTGACACCaatgtaatagccccgaatgagGGAACAGAAGGAGAGGAATGAATGATGGAttccttcactttattgtggcaacaatagaaaaaaaaacacaaataattgCGAACTGCTGCAACATGCGTCCAACACTCTCGCTCGCGCCGTACTACAACTCCCCCtacttcccgctacgtcaccactcggCAGTCCCATGGCCCCTTCACGGCCCGCAgaaagttacggacattacaatatgttttttgaaaaatggGCTTCGTGCCCACAGCCAGCAGGCACCAGCAGCAGTCCCCAGCAGAAGCAGATCTTGAAAATGTGACCTAAAAAAAACCCCATTACATTAGTTTTCTCTTAtaaatttgtgtttattgtttgttgaaatcacttttcaatctatacagatctctaaaatataataatgtcaacgattttggtgtaaagaatacaggttgtcatgcattgACTTGATACTCTTCCATGAAGGTGATACCTTAGTTCATAACTTACAAAATTGAGCTAATTAGCACGTGAAAGCCAGTCGTCTACCAGTGCTCAGATGAGTGTGAACGTTACAAAGGGCCTCTGAAAGAGTTGACAATTTAAAAGAGGTAACGACTTAATGAATTTATCCCTGGCGATACATTCCCAGTTAGCAGagtcagcttaaaaagtagAAGAAAAATACTCGTCACCaagataaaatatatgtataattacgccacgcacatacaaataaagctcaacatatacattATAAAGCACCTCTTATAGAATATagactgttgaaaattcaaaagcaACCGTTTTTATCATCAACTTACCTTAACAGCCAGCCATTTGTATGAATGCAGCCGCCTTCGTCGAAGCCATGTTTGGAACTACCCGAGGCGCCGTAACCCGGAAACCCCTGAAGTAAAATCGTACAATGGATCCCTATGGGAATGTCGCGACTCTCTTTATACGGCTCTGATTTGGAGTAAACAATAAAGTTTATGTGACTATATTTACAAGAATTGCCACCACAGGGCATATGGGGCTGGAATCACAAAAATGCTCCCCAAAAAGGTGACAAATCTGGGAACGCCATTTTGTAGCTAGGCTAGGGGGTGGGTTTTCGCTAGTGCCTAACATCACATTAAAACAATTTTACTGACGTTAACTTTATTATTCACTTTTATTGATTCCGTTAAAAAATAGTAGACATACAATTACAATAGACATACATATTAAGATAAGAGTAATACATTGGCCTTAATAATTTTAGAGGTTATGGAATTAGCCTGTCAGTTAACAATGTTGCTTGCAAAGATATTAGGATCCATCAGGTGTCACCGTTCAGGCAATGGAGTGGCACAGTATCGACATGCATCAGTGCACTGCTCCCAACGTGCCGAACCCCACTCTCGATGCCCCGTCAACCCACCATACTTTAGCTATTTGtttactgtatgtgcttgcGTGCACGAAGCGTATTTTGCCGCCTGTCATGGCGGCGGAGGCGCGTTGCGAATAGCGTGACGTCACAAAAAAGGGTTCCTTTGAACTCTTTGATCCTTTGATCCTCTCGTCCATATATAAGGTATGTTTTTACGCTATGAATTAGTACACCAaatgccaaagaagcagacaagTGTTGCTGTCGTTGGTGTGCATCTTCCTTCCTAAAGATAAGCAGGTAAGaaatccaaacttttttctTGAGAAACATTAGTGTTGTCTATTGATCATGTTTCCACTTGAGCTAAATAGTGCAGTCTTCcgttatatactatatatatattaatttgaTTGTCTAACCATTGCTGACTTTTACATTTgtaataatgcaaaaaaaaaaaaaacaaaaaaaaaaaaaacaaaaaaaaaacatatcgatGTCAGTgtttccccccccccattattagcttttttttacacttgtaatgaaaaaaataattgctgaTGTCAATTGTATGTTTTCATTTAAAGTGTAAACATTAGTGTTTgaaaacatttaaacttaaAATTAGGCAAAATACATGTAACTGATGTCGGTCTTCTGTTTTCCATTAGTTTTTACACTTGTAATGAAAATATAATTGCTGATGTCAAGTCTATGCTTTATAGTGAcagaaaaacaatgaaaaaaacatgttattgatTCCAgtatctttttgttttttcttgccagtgtaTACATGGTGATAATGTGGCACCTCCTTTGGCCTTCTGTCCTCCTGGGattgtttttcaacatttgtcCAGCATGCCCCCTGGAAATTCAGAAGGAAAAGAACCACTACTACGTCGCCAGGGGGTCAAGTATCCAGCTACCCTGTGCGTACACTCAGACCGTGGACTCTCAGCAGGACACGAAGATCTTGTGGAGTATCGTGTCTGCAGATGGATACGAGCAGCCCATCATTTGGTTTACAGGCGGCCGCTTGTATTCTAATTTGTACAAACCAATGGAGGGGAGGGTCAACTTCACATCAGCGGATCCCCAAAATGGAGACGCGTCTATCAAAATCCAAGATGTACGTCTGTCAGACATGAAGATGTACCGCTGTATGGTAAAGAAGTTACCTGAACTGGAACTGAAGACCTTAGAGCTGACGGTCATGGAGGCACCAAGTCAGCCTCTGTGCAGCGTGGATAAAGAAGACAACAGTATGACGCTCAAATGCAGATCAATGCACGGCACCCCACCTTTGCATTACATCTGGTCCAAGACCAGCGGAAATAAGGTCTTGCCTATTCAGGCCACTGTGGACCCCACAGGAGCCACCTTGCATTGGAACATCACCGAGCGGGAGTGTGGAAGCTATCGCTGCACAGTGGAAAGTATGGTGGCCACCAAACACTGTGACCTTCACCTCAACTGTTCGCTGCCCCATGACAGCAATGTGAGCAGTCCACTATTACTGACAACCACTGCAGTCGTTGCTATCGTCGTCGCTGTCACCACGCTCTTCATTTTTACAGTTGTCCTTGCTGTACTCCTCTACCGCAAAGGAAAAGAGCAATCCAAGGACATTAATATCGCAATGTAATTATATGTTGTTAATTTGTTAATGCTATTGATATGTGATCGTTATTGATATCACAAGATAGCAGTGATATCACAATTGTTGAGATTGTTTGTTATGTTAAATATTTTCCTACAATGGCATTTTGATTTGAATCTCCCTTTACTCATCTGTTGAATTTATTAAACAAGTTTGATGTTATAACCAGTATGTCAGATGTCTTTTTTTATACACTTGTAAAAGTTGAAATTGACAGAAAACTGAAACGCATTTGGTAAAGTAAAACATCACCAACTTCATGCTAACACCTAATGGATAACTGATTTTTATCTTGACTAATGTTGAGTTGCTGCAAAtacataagaaaaataaaactcgCTAGCAGTAGATATTCTCCTTCAAATAATGAATACTTACACACAAACGCTATAGTAAACCATAAAGACAGGTGACACAACACTACTTCAAAGCTTATATTCCTCCTAATGTGTGAAAAATTAGTTgtaacaataaaattaaatctcGATTTTCATAATGTGTGTGCCACACTGCCCCTAAGAGGCCAGACTCCAACATAGCAGCAAAactagttttttatttatttattgttttgtattgcTATTAGTATTGCTATATTGAGGGAATTTATtacggcccgagcactaggcgtgcgaaggccctattgttttgcaaaggattattattattattagggcccgagcactaagcgtgcgaaggccctattgttttgcaaaggattattattattagggcccgagcactaagcgtgcgaaggccctattgttttgcaaaggattaggttattttggatcgaatatgaattttttatcgatttacagggtgtacatttgagaccttttcgccgagggagttagttggatcatcttcaaaattggtgagactgtgacatatgaaatcttaagttattaaaatggtgcgttttcattcacgggtctgacctgggcgtggtgccaaagtcggccattttttcggcaaaatgacaaattcagtaaatgtctaatattccttgacacaacgttcaatctttttcatatctggcatgtatgtgctgtatcccacccttaacacgagtgcattgaaatattacccagtaggcctagcgccccctagtgagaacaggaaatgccttttttttacaagagaggttcctcctccaagggaaaaaaatctgttgaccttaaacctgcatcaggggagccttaagaactgtcttcaggtgcctgatgaaaaatattgaggtttcgttgaagcggaggggtccagacaggcaagtgaaaatgactgtcaacaatttttctcgcaaaaaactttgaacagtcataaatcggcagatatacaacatatctgagccaaacttcccgtgcttgttgagagtcataccctaaagggtcttgtaggggtcattttcatcaactctacagtgccaactagtggcgacagaaaggagttttaaaaaaggcctttcctattgggttttttcaacgtagagcaatgaaatttggggagtccataccttatttACTATATACTATACTTATTTTGGATCGTaggtgaaatttttatccatttgttatatagtttacatttggaggcctgaacatgcacgaaaactcaccaaattttgcacatacatgcggctttgcgtggatttcgataatcttgcgacgttacaaaaaaatgtaacaaaatggctcagtgacgcccccttgaatttttcaaaaaggcgtttcctattaggtttttttaacgtagagttaaatttggggagtcaataccttgtgcaaaactgctccaaaaagtctcttgaacccatattccaaacccaacaggaaatcggatatatatatatatatatatatatatatatatatatatatgtgtatatatatatatatatatatatatatatatatatatatatatatatatatatatatatatatatatatatatatatatatatatatatatatatatatatatatatatatgtgtgtgtaagaAAAATGGCTGCAATTTCAAACCCTGAATAATACTACAACAAATGACTTGAATTTCATATCTGGGTCAGGTTAATTTgccttacacacacacatgcacacaaacatATATCCCAACATTATACatattacatacatacagtaccagCCAAAAGTTTGAACAAACCTAATTCAGTGCAACACAAATAAAGGTCCCAAccacattgataaagcaataaattccactaattaaccctgaaaaggcacacctgtgaagtcaaaaacatTTTAGGTGGCTCCTttttgaagctcatcaagagaatggcaagtgTGCAAAAaggtaatcagagcaaagggtggctactttgaagatactacaATATTATACAATTTTAGTTACTCCaccgtttgttttttaaatctctCCCAGTTAGATGGGcctcacgcatgactaggtgaaattagacacactcaagtaggaagcttcggtgtcaggattagtgatgagacagcatagaataggatgccaacatacactcgcaagggattcacacaaatactgggttctagaccacaTGGCTTATTTAGGTACACTTCACCCCTCCTAATCACTTATATCTCCGACCCCCCCCTTTTcttggttatcaggccccccacatggtgtcaacaggaaatacaactagctaacgatacctccaacatattcatagttagttagagtaggcgtttaatgtatttgttgttgttttttgtgctttttctgtccctctctccctcttttcttTTGTTGCCCCATAACccattcctgttcgctgctttctcctaataaacgaagtatgttgaatgatcacaatggatgaactggtccttctaaaaaaattagcatattgtaataaagttcattattttctgtaatgtactgataaacattagaatttgatatattttacattcattaaacacaactaaagtagttcaagccttttattgttttattattgatgattttggccaaaaagtcaagaaaaactaaAAATCCCTATTTCAAAAAaagagcatatcatgaaaaggtactctaaagaagctactaacctaatcatctaaatcaacgaattaactcaaaacccctgcgaaagataccTGAggctttaaaaactcccagcctggttcattactcaaaaccgcaatcatgggcaagactgccaacctgactgctgtccagaaggccatcattgacaccctcaagcaagaggctaagacacagaaagaaatttctgagcgaataggctgttcctagAGTGCTGTATCATGGCACCTCAGTGGAAAGTCTGCGGGAAGGAAAaactgtggcaggaaacgctgcacaaacagaagaggtgaccgcgccctgagaaagattgtggagaagggccgattccagatcttgggggacctgcagaaacagtgaactgagtctggagtagaaacatccagagccactgtgcacaggcgtgtgctggaaataggctacaggtgccgctttcccaaggtcaagccacttttgaacctgaaacagcggcagaagtgcctgacctgggctacagagaagcagcactggactgttgctcagtggtccaaagtacttttttcagataaaAGCAAACTTTGCatatcattcggaaatcaaggtgtcaGGTTTAGAGGAAGACTAGGGAGAAGAAAATGCcaaaagtccagtgtcaagtacccactgtcagtgatggtctgggtgccgtgtcagctgctggtgttggtctactgtgttttaattAGGGCAGGGTcagtgcagctagctatcaggagattttggagcacttcatgcttccatctgctgaaaagctttatggagatgaagatttcatttttcagcacgacctggcacctgctcacagtgccaaaaccactggtaaatggtttactgaccatggcattactgtgctcaattggcctgccaactctcctgacctgcaccccatagagaatctgtgggatattgtgaagaggaagttgagagacaccaggcccaacactgtggatgagcttaaggcctctattgaagcatcctgggcctccacaacacctcagcagtgccacagcctgattgcctccatgccatgccgcattgaagcagtcatgtctgcaaaaggattcccgaccaagtattgagtgcatagctgatataattaattgaaggttgcctttttttgtattggtcagatgaaatatgcaatttttttgagatagggatttttgggttttcttgacttttttgccaaaatcatcaatattaaaacaatgaaaggcttgaactacttcgatTGTGTGTaacgaatctaaaatatatgaaaatctaatgtttatcagtacattaaagaaaataatgaactttatcacaatatgctaatttttttagaaggactagtatgttAATACTCCCAtgcgatacattaaaactgttcagctcAATCGGACACTCTGATCTCCATTCTCcgcgtcaagcagctgaacagaacaggtaaataaatgataaaataaaaataaaatttctcccagtttttattttggcaccgattgaccacagaaaaacgAAGATataatccttttagtttcataataggaaatacgTTTTCTCCTCtaaagggcactcatgcttaatgtctgtagatttttttctctctcgccagaattttttttgtatttctttggcttaatgtgggtaTGTAATATGTTAgactatagtacagtataaaaatatcagtttaaaaacaaatctaacattgtaagcagttacaatgttttcttttagtattcttttcaccgaatacttttttacttgtacttgagtacattttttggatgactacttttacttaagtaatactattttgaagtaacgctaatcTTATTCGAGTCaaatgtttggctactctacccacctctgtggaAAGCAGgcggcacatttgtagtttcttGAGTGGCAGGGTTCCTATCACCCTCTTCCAAGTTGCTTAGTGCCAGTTAAGTGATACAGACCGGTTTTTATCATTCAACTACTTGAAAGTCTGTTTGATCACAAACATTAAGAATATGCTTAATGAAGGCTGAAAAGTTATTAAGTATTGCTTCAAGGGATTGTATTCTGAATGGAAAATTGAACCAGGGCTgccgctatcaattattttagtagtcggttaatctatcaactagttagtttgaataatcgagtaattggattaggaacatttattgCATTGCAGAATAAAAAGGCTTGCAAATATTTCAATTTCAAAAGAATATTAAAATTCCttagtgtttctttaaactatgcaggattgcactttcatttaaaaataaaaatacctgagcttagcctcaaacaatgtaaaaaataaatgaggatctaagtagaagagaacaattggctaacttgcatagcaaaagtccgctagcttaaatgttgtaaaacgctaatttttttttttttacagtgttcttcacaaatcatccaagcacatattcccacagaaaaacagctaaatatacctatgaactaaattatgaatgcataaaaaaaaac from Corythoichthys intestinalis isolate RoL2023-P3 chromosome 15, ASM3026506v1, whole genome shotgun sequence includes these protein-coding regions:
- the LOC130931549 gene encoding coxsackievirus and adenovirus receptor homolog — encoded protein: MVIMWHLLWPSVLLGLFFNICPACPLEIQKEKNHYYVARGSSIQLPCAYTQTVDSQQDTKILWSIVSADGYEQPIIWFTGGRLYSNLYKPMEGRVNFTSADPQNGDASIKIQDVRLSDMKMYRCMVKKLPELELKTLELTVMEAPSQPLCSVDKEDNSMTLKCRSMHGTPPLHYIWSKTSGNKVLPIQATVDPTGATLHWNITERECGSYRCTVESMVATKHCDLHLNCSLPHDSNVSSPLLLTTTAVVAIVVAVTTLFIFTVVLAVLLYRKGKEQSKDINIAM